The Juglans microcarpa x Juglans regia isolate MS1-56 chromosome 8S, Jm3101_v1.0, whole genome shotgun sequence genome has a window encoding:
- the LOC121244969 gene encoding protein DETOXIFICATION 33-like — MGAADTPLLTNNHSNYEEDEKESRVKAFGSESKKLWKLAGPAIFTSICQYSLGALTQTFAGLVGEIELAAVSVENSVIAGLAFGIMLGMGSALETLCGQAYGAGHIRMLGIYMQRSWVILLTTACVLVPIYVWSPPILEVIGETTEISEAAGKFALWMIPQLFAYAMNFPIQKFLQAQRKVLVMAWISAVVLVIHIFFSWLLILKLGWGLTGAAITLNTSWWIIVIAQLVYIFVTKSDGAWAGFSWLAFADLWGFVKLSLASAVMLCLEFWYLMILVVITGRLANPLVPVDAISICMNINGWDAMIALGFNAAISVRVSNELGAGNARAAKFAVLVVSVTSVSIGVVCMAVVFATRDYFPYLFTTSEAVGEETTHLAVLLGVTVLLNSLQPVLSGVAVGAGWQAIVAYINIGCYYIVGLPAGILLGFTFGFGAEGIWSGMIGGIVLQTIILVVVTSITNWTKEAEEAESRVKRWGGGSAGEH; from the exons ATGGGCGCCGCAGACACTCCACTTCTGACTAATAATCATAGCAACTATGAGGAGGATGAGAAAGAAAGCCGTGTTAAGGCGTTCGGGAGCGAGTCAAAGAAGCTATGGAAGCTCGCCGGTCCGGCCATCTTCACCTCCATTTGTCAGTACTCACTCGGTGCTCTCACTCAGACATTCGCCGGTCTCGTCGGCGAAATCGAGCTCGCCGCCGTGTCTGTCGAAAACTCTGTCATCGCCGGGCTCGCCTTCGGTATCATG TTGGGAATGGGAAGTGCATTAGAGACGCTGTGTGGACAAGCATACGGTGCTGGGCATATAAGGATGTTGGGGATTTACATGCAGAGATCGTGGGTCATTTTGCTGACAACAGCTTGCGTTTTAGTTCCCATCTACGTTTGGTCTCCTCCCATTCTTGAAGTCATTGGGGAGACCACTGAGATATCTGAGGCTGCTG GCAAATTTGCTTTGTGGATGATTCCACAACTGTTCGCGTATGCAATGAATTTCCCAATCCAAAAGTTTCTACAAGCACAAAGGAAAGTCTTAGTCATGGCATGGATATCTGCAGTGGTATTGGtgatacatatattttttagttggtTGCTGATATTGAAGCTTGGGTGGGGCTTAACTGGAGCAGCAATCACTCTCAACACATCATGGTGGATTATTGTTATTGCTCAATTGGTCTACATTTTCGTCACCAAGTCCGATGGTGCTTGGGCTGGATTCTCATGGCTAGCATTTGCAGACTTGTGGGGCTTTGTGAAGCTTTCCTTGGCTTCTGCTGTAATGTTGTG CTTGGAGTTTTGGTACTTGATGATACTGGTGGTGATAACAGGCCGTTTGGCGAACCCTCTGGTACCAGTTGACGCCATCTCTATTTG CATGAACATAAACGGATGGGATGCCATGATTGCACTTGGGTTCAATGCTGCGATAAG TGTGAGGGTATCAAATGAACTCGGAGCTGGCAATGCTCGGGCTGCAAAATTTGCAGTGCTGGTGGTTTCTGTCACGTCTGTTTCCATAGGGGTTGTTTGCATGGCTGTAGTATTTGCAACAAGGGACTACTTCCCTTACCTTTTCACCACCAGTGAAGCTGTTGGTGAGGAAACTACCCACCTTGCTGTCTTGCTCGGAGTCACGGTGCTTCTAAACAGCCTTCAACCAGTCTTATCAG GTGTTGCTGTTGGAGCCGGATGGCAAGCTATTGTCGCTTACATCAACATTGGATGCTACTACATTGTTGGATTGCCTGCTGGCATACTCCTGGGATTCACATTTGGTTTTGGAGCTGAG GGTATTTGGTCAGGGATGATTGGGGGCATTGTTCTGCAAACCATAATCTTGGTAGTGGTCACTTCAATTACTAACTGGACAAAAGAA GCTGAAGAAGCAGAGAGCCGTGTGAAGAGATGGGGAGGAGGGTCAGCTGGAGAGCATTGA